GGTTCTCTCTGGAGTAATCCTAcactttagaaaagtaattttggTCGATAAGAAAAAAACGAAAGttatcaaaaattaaaacaaaagattCGAAATGTACATTTAAAAGGTTTCAtaccttaaaattggaatagcATGTACAATTTGTCCAATTTTCAATTGAATAACCTTATATCTTAAACCGATTTGTAAGTCTCTTTCCCGCTGCATATTTCTGTGAATATACATATCATGCAATGCAGGAATTGGTAATCTTTTCTTAATATGTTTTCTGCAGTAACTACTCTGTTGGGAATAATAAGTGCTATCAATGAACATATAATCAACACATCTCCTACTTCAATGCATGTTGGCTCTACTGAGGGTTATTCTTTCCCATATGCATTGTGTATATCTGCACTAAAGGATTTGGAAACGTTGGTTGAAGTCGTGGCTCAACAGTATTTCGGTGAtgagaaaaaatggaatttcatTGCTATTATGGAAGCTACAAAGTAAGGACTATTTATTATATTCATAAGTCAGTCgtttttcaagaatttattaTATGTCGGATTCTATTTATTGCCTTATTGCCTCATTGTGGATTTCATTATTCATCAGGGTGCTAGTTAGGTTAGCTTTGTTCCAGAACAATGGATATAAGATGCTTCTGCATGGAGGAGAGACACCAAATGATGAAATGCATGTTGAAGGTTCAACTCCTCAACGTAACATGGGTAGTTTTATGAAGCCTGGAGGGCAGCTTGGGCCTGGTTACTTAAGAAATAATCATGGACAGGACCCGTGGAATTTAGAAGGAAGAGCACTATCTGCATTGACTAGGTTTGGAGAAAATGCTAGGATGGTTTCAGAACCAGTGTGGTTACGCAGGGTTCAACACCAGCAAGCAATTATGGAGCCTCCAAGTAactattcaaataaaatttatttatcGGTTAGGGTATGTAAGCATAAGTTATATgagtttttatttatatatatatgttgtttcTTACAGCTCCAGTGGTTGAGAAGTTGACCCTGTCCACCTTATTGTCCGAAAAAGGTCTTCAAGGGGCGTTTTATATCTTTGGGGAGGCTCTGTTTATAACTAGACCACTCATCTACGTTTTATTTATTCGAAAGTATGGAATTCGCTCATGGATTCCTTGGTTCCTTTCTCTGGCTGTTGACGTTACTGGGATGGGCATTCTTTCACGAATTAcatcatccaggggtggtacaAAAGAGCGGCAGTTTCATCTTTCTGTCTCTGAAAAGAATGAGGTTAGTGTTTCCAAAATTCTTACCTTCTCTATTCT
This is a stretch of genomic DNA from Malus domestica chromosome 02, GDT2T_hap1. It encodes these proteins:
- the LOC103405241 gene encoding peroxisome biogenesis protein 16 isoform X1 encodes the protein MEAYKKWVRENKDYVHSLESLANGFTWLVPERFSESEIGPEAVTTLLGIISAINEHIINTSPTSMHVGSTEGYSFPYALCISALKDLETLVEVVAQQYFGDEKKWNFIAIMEATKVLVRLALFQNNGYKMLLHGGETPNDEMHVEGSTPQRNMGSFMKPGGQLGPGYLRNNHGQDPWNLEGRALSALTRFGENARMVSEPVWLRRVQHQQAIMEPPTPVVEKLTLSTLLSEKGLQGAFYIFGEALFITRPLIYVLFIRKYGIRSWIPWFLSLAVDVTGMGILSRITSSRGGTKERQFHLSVSEKNELKRRKLLWALYLMRDPFFSKYTRQKLESTEKVLEPVPIVGFLTGKLVELLIGAQTRYTYMSGS
- the LOC103405241 gene encoding peroxisome biogenesis protein 16 isoform X2, whose amino-acid sequence is MHVGSTEGYSFPYALCISALKDLETLVEVVAQQYFGDEKKWNFIAIMEATKVLVRLALFQNNGYKMLLHGGETPNDEMHVEGSTPQRNMGSFMKPGGQLGPGYLRNNHGQDPWNLEGRALSALTRFGENARMVSEPVWLRRVQHQQAIMEPPTPVVEKLTLSTLLSEKGLQGAFYIFGEALFITRPLIYVLFIRKYGIRSWIPWFLSLAVDVTGMGILSRITSSRGGTKERQFHLSVSEKNELKRRKLLWALYLMRDPFFSKYTRQKLESTEKVLEPVPIVGFLTGKLVELLIGAQTRYTYMSGS